One region of Oryza sativa Japonica Group chromosome 5, ASM3414082v1 genomic DNA includes:
- the LOC4337522 gene encoding proline-rich receptor-like protein kinase PERK8: MANKSKSAAASPSSSSSPSVALGLAATTPTTSPLPLAPAAAASSSNPNATPADTTPTSPPPASPPLPSATPPLAASPPPPPPPPPPRNSPSPPKPPSQAAQSPLPPTTTTTTPPTAPVPAAAPPPTAPSPYSAPSPTPTPTHTQPRPSPPLLPTPATAADPANPNKARHPSSNKSSSPAAPRRTNSSSSPPNLAIAVGAVLAILVLSLLGAAIWYTTKKKKKQRRRDNGYRAGFMSPTSPLSSHHPSSGSGASANVGSSLDPSFKTNYSAGSPKLKACMSDISMGNSRFFTYQELYQITDAFSAHNLLGEGGFGSVYKGHLPDGKQVAVKQLKDGGGQGEREFQAEVEIISRVHHRHLVSLVGYCISNNQRLLVYDFVPNNTLHYHLHGQGRPVLDWSARVKIAAGAARGIAYLHEDCHPRIIHRDIKSSNILLDNNFEAHVADFGLARLALDAVTHVTTRVMGTFGYMAPEYASSGKLTERSDVFSFGVVLLELITGRKPVDASRPLGDESLVEWARPLLTQAIETGNLEELVDPRLERNFNEAEMFRMIEAAAACVRYSASRRPRMSQVVRALDSLADIDLTNGVQPGQSELFNVANTAEVRMFQRMVLGNHDDSSDMSQYGWSSSRQ; encoded by the exons ATGGCCAACAAATCGAAATCGGCAGCGGcgtccccttcttcttcctcctcaccgTCAGTCGCCCTTGGCCTTGCCGCCACCACGCCCACCACCTCCCCACTACCACTAGCACCTGCAGCTGCAGCCTCTTCCTCCAACCCCAATGCCACGCCGGCCGACACCACTCCCACttccccgccgcccgcctccccacCTCTACCGTCCGCAACGCCACCGCTTgctgcctcgccaccgccaccaccaccaccaccgccacccagAAATTCACCATCGCCTCCTAAACCGCCAAGCCAAGCAGCGCAATCGCCTCTGCCCCCGACAACAACCACGACTACGCCTCCGACTGCTCCAGTACCAGCAGCAGCGCCTCCTCCTACTGCTCCCTCCCCTTATTCTGCTCCGTCTCCCACTCCCACTCCCACCCACACCCAGCCCCGCCCAtctccgccgctgctgcctACACCTGCCACTGCTGCTGACCCTGCCAACCCCAACAAGGCCAGGCACCCCAGCTCCAACAAATCCTCCAGCCCTGCTGCTCCTCGACGCActaactcctcctcctcaccgcccAACCTTGCCATTGCTGTCGGTGCAGTGCTCGCCATCCTTGTGCTTAGCTTATTAGGAGCTGCTATATGGTACActaccaagaagaagaagaagcagcgtAGGAGGGATAATGGCTACCGTGCTGGATTCATGTCACCCACTTCTCCCTTGTCTTCTCACCACCCATCATCAGGATCAG GTGCCTCCGCAAATGTAGGATCATCGTTGGACCCTTCTTTCAAAACAAACTATAGCGCCGGAAGTCCCAAACTGAAAGCATGCATGTCTGATATTAGCATGGGCAATTCCCGCTTCTTCACATACCAAGAACTGTACCAGATTACTGATGCTTTCTCAGCTCACAACCTGCTGGGGGAAGGAGGGTTTGGGTCTGTATACAAGGGCCACTTGCCAGATGGAAAACAAGTGGCTGTTAAGCAATTAAAAGATGGTGGTGGACAAGGGGAACGTGAATTCCAGGCTGAAGTCGAGATAATTAGTCGTGTGCATCACCGTCATCTGGTATCTCTTGTGGGATATTGCATTTCCAATAACCAAAGGTTACTTGTCTACGACTTTGTGCCTAATAACACCCTTCATTATCATCTTCACG GACAGGGGAGGCCTGTTCTAGATTGGTCGGCTAGGGTTAAAATTGCTGCAGGTGCTGCTCGTGGAATAGCGTATCTACATGAAGATT GCCATCCAAGGATAATCCACCGAGACATCAAGTCCTCAAACATTTTGTTGGATAATAACTTCGAGGCACAT GTGGCTGATTTTGGTCTTGCGAGGTTGGCTTTGGACGCTGTAACTCATGTAACTACCCGTGTAATGGGGACATTTGG GTACATGGCTCCAGAGTATGCATCAAGTGGGAAATTGACTGAGAGATCTGATGTGTTCTCTTTTGGTGTTGTTCTCTTAGAGCTTATCACTGGTAGAAAACCTGTTGATGCATCAAGGCCATTGGGTGATGAGAGCCTTGTTGAGTGG GCTAGACCATTGCTTACTCAAGCTATTGAGACAGGTAATTTGGAAGAGTTGGTCGACCCCAGGCTTGAGAGGAACTTCAATGAAGCTGAAATGTTCCGTATGATTGAAGCTGCAGCAGCCTGTGTTCGATACTCCGCATCAAGGAGGCCCAGAATGAGCCAG GTGGTGCGAGCTCTTGATAGCTTAGCCGATATTGATCTTACAAATGGCGTTCAGCCAGGGCAGAGCGAGCTTTTCAATGTGGCGAACACAGCAGAGGTTAGGATGTTCCAGCGGATGGTGCTGGGCAACCACGATGACAGCTCCGACATGAGCCAATACGGTTGGAGCAGCAGTCGCCAGTAG
- the LOC9267714 gene encoding uncharacterized protein At4g28440, protein MADSGARRQPSFTKVDQLRPGTHGHNLLLKVVDSKMVLQRGGGPQGRHMRIAECLVGDETGIIVFTARNDQVDVMKAGASVDLRNAKIDMFKGSMRLAVDKWGIVKAAESPADFTVKEDNNMSLIEFELVTVVE, encoded by the exons ATGGCGGACTCCGGCGCTCGCAGGCAGCCTAGCTTCACCAAGGTCGACCAGCTCCGCCCTGGGACCCATGGCCACAACCTTCTCCTCAAGGTCGTCGACTCCAAGATGGTCCTTCAGAGGGGCGGAGGCCCTCAGGGCAGGCACATGCGGATTGCCGAGTGCCTCGTCGGCGATGAAACCGGCATTATTGTCTTCACCGCAAGGAACGACCAGG TGGATGTAATGAAGGCTGGGGCTAGTGTTGACCTGAGGAATGCCAAGATTGATATGTTCAAGGGGTCGATGCGGCTTGCGGTGGACAAGTGGGGGATTGTGAAAGCTGCTGAAAGCCCAGCTGATTTCACAGTGAAGGAGGATAACAACATGTCCTTGATCGAGTTTGAGCTGGTGACAGTGGTGGAGTGA